Proteins found in one Sphingomonas sp. SORGH_AS_0879 genomic segment:
- the ppdK gene encoding pyruvate, phosphate dikinase, giving the protein MTYVYRFGGGVSDGGKGDKNLLGGKGANLAEMASIGLPVPPGFTISTAMCTRYYEDGEQFPQELRDEVAQGIAHIEAVTEKRFGDPENPLLVSVRSGARVSMPGMMDTVLNLGLNDRTVEGLAKKAGDERFAWDSYRRFIQMYADVVLELDHGAFEEALEIAKEDNGFTLDTEMSAADWKALVTTYKGLVEEQWGKPFPQDVQDQLWGAVGAVFGSWQSERAKVYRRLNDIPADWGTAVNVQAMVFGNMGDTSATGVAFTRDPSKGDRAYYGEFLINAQGEDVVAGIRTPQYLTKAAREEAGAKPASMEEAMPEVYAELAAVFDRLENHYRDMQDIEFTVEQAKLWMLQTRSGKRTAKAALKIAVDMANEGLITREEAIARVDPAALDQLLHPTLDPNARRDVLTKGLPASPGAASGKVVFDADAAERAAAAGEAVILVRVETSPEDIHGMHAAKGILTARGGMTSHAAVVARGMGRPCVSGAGSLSIDNKAKLLRVGSREVREGDILTLDGSTGEVMVGAVATVQPELAGDFGTLMEWADQVRRLKVRANAETPLDCRTAREFGAEGVGLCRTEHMFFDAARITAVRQMILASDEAGRRAALAKLLPEQRADFTAIFEVMAGLPVTVRLLDPPLHEFLPQQEAEFAEVATAAGVDVDTLKRRANELHEFNPMLGHRGCRLGVTYPEIYEIQARAIFEAALDVAEKSGEAPIPEVMIPLVATRRELELMKAVVDKAAQAVFAERGRTVEYLVGTMIELPRAALKAGEIAEVGEFFSFGTNDLTQTTLGVSRDDAARFLGVYVEKGIYAKDPFVSLDVDGVGELVSLAAERGRATRPGIKLGICGEHGGDPASIAFCEQVGLDYVSASPYRVPIARLAAAQAALKAK; this is encoded by the coding sequence ATGACCTATGTGTACCGTTTCGGCGGCGGCGTTTCGGACGGCGGCAAGGGGGACAAGAATCTGCTCGGCGGCAAGGGCGCGAACCTGGCCGAAATGGCTTCGATCGGCCTACCGGTGCCGCCGGGCTTCACCATCTCCACCGCGATGTGCACCCGCTATTATGAGGATGGCGAGCAGTTTCCGCAGGAACTGCGCGACGAGGTCGCACAGGGCATCGCGCATATCGAGGCGGTGACGGAAAAGCGCTTCGGCGATCCTGAAAATCCGCTCCTCGTCTCCGTCCGCTCGGGCGCGCGGGTGTCGATGCCGGGCATGATGGACACGGTGCTCAACCTGGGCCTGAACGACCGGACGGTCGAGGGACTGGCGAAGAAGGCGGGCGACGAGCGTTTCGCCTGGGACAGCTATCGCCGCTTCATCCAGATGTATGCCGATGTCGTGCTGGAACTGGATCACGGCGCGTTCGAGGAAGCGCTGGAGATCGCCAAGGAGGATAACGGCTTCACCCTCGATACCGAGATGTCGGCCGCCGACTGGAAGGCGCTCGTCACGACCTATAAGGGTCTGGTCGAGGAGCAATGGGGCAAGCCCTTCCCGCAGGATGTGCAGGACCAGCTCTGGGGCGCGGTCGGCGCGGTGTTCGGGTCGTGGCAGTCGGAGCGCGCGAAGGTCTATCGCCGCCTGAACGACATTCCCGCCGACTGGGGCACCGCCGTTAATGTGCAGGCGATGGTCTTCGGCAATATGGGCGATACCTCGGCGACCGGCGTGGCCTTCACGCGCGATCCGTCCAAGGGCGACCGTGCCTATTATGGCGAGTTCCTGATCAACGCGCAGGGTGAGGATGTGGTCGCGGGCATCCGCACGCCGCAGTACCTGACCAAGGCCGCGCGCGAGGAAGCGGGGGCCAAGCCCGCCTCGATGGAAGAGGCGATGCCCGAGGTCTATGCCGAACTGGCCGCCGTGTTCGACCGGCTCGAAAACCATTATCGCGACATGCAGGACATCGAGTTCACGGTCGAACAGGCCAAGCTCTGGATGCTCCAGACCCGCTCGGGCAAGCGCACCGCCAAGGCGGCGTTGAAGATCGCGGTCGACATGGCGAATGAGGGCCTGATCACCCGCGAGGAAGCGATTGCGCGCGTGGATCCTGCGGCGCTCGACCAGTTGCTCCACCCGACGCTCGATCCCAACGCCAGGCGCGACGTGCTGACCAAGGGGCTGCCCGCCTCGCCGGGCGCGGCGTCGGGCAAGGTGGTGTTCGACGCCGATGCCGCCGAGCGTGCGGCGGCGGCGGGCGAGGCGGTGATCCTCGTTCGTGTCGAAACCTCGCCCGAAGACATTCACGGCATGCACGCGGCCAAGGGCATCCTGACGGCGCGCGGCGGCATGACCAGCCATGCGGCGGTCGTGGCGCGCGGCATGGGGCGTCCTTGCGTCTCGGGCGCAGGCAGCCTGTCGATCGACAACAAGGCCAAGCTGCTGCGCGTCGGTTCGCGTGAAGTGCGCGAAGGCGACATCCTGACGCTCGACGGTTCGACCGGCGAGGTGATGGTCGGCGCTGTCGCGACCGTGCAGCCCGAACTGGCGGGGGACTTCGGCACGCTGATGGAATGGGCGGATCAGGTCCGTCGGTTGAAGGTGCGTGCCAACGCCGAAACCCCGCTCGACTGCCGCACCGCGCGCGAGTTCGGCGCGGAGGGCGTCGGCCTGTGCCGGACCGAGCATATGTTCTTCGACGCCGCGCGGATCACGGCGGTGCGCCAGATGATCCTGGCCTCGGACGAAGCGGGCCGCCGCGCCGCGCTCGCCAAGTTGCTGCCCGAACAGCGCGCCGACTTCACCGCGATCTTCGAGGTGATGGCGGGCCTGCCGGTGACGGTGCGCCTGCTCGACCCGCCGCTGCACGAGTTCCTGCCGCAGCAGGAGGCCGAGTTCGCCGAGGTCGCCACCGCGGCGGGCGTCGATGTCGACACGCTGAAGCGCCGGGCGAACGAACTGCACGAGTTCAACCCGATGCTCGGCCATCGCGGATGTCGTCTGGGCGTGACCTATCCCGAAATATACGAGATCCAGGCGCGGGCGATCTTCGAGGCGGCGCTGGACGTCGCGGAGAAATCGGGTGAGGCCCCGATTCCCGAGGTCATGATCCCGCTGGTCGCCACCCGCCGCGAACTGGAACTGATGAAGGCGGTGGTCGACAAGGCGGCGCAGGCGGTCTTCGCCGAGCGGGGCAGGACGGTCGAATATCTGGTCGGCACGATGATCGAACTGCCGCGCGCCGCGCTCAAGGCGGGCGAGATCGCCGAAGTGGGCGAGTTCTTCTCCTTCGGCACCAACGACCTGACCCAGACGACCCTGGGCGTCAGCCGTGACGATGCCGCGCGCTTCCTGGGCGTCTATGTCGAGAAGGGCATCTACGCCAAGGACCCGTTTGTCAGCCTGGACGTGGATGGCGTCGGCGAACTGGTAAGCCTGGCCGCCGAGCGGGGCCGGGCGACGCGGCCGGGGATCAAGCTGGGCATTTGCGGTGAGCATGGCGGCGATCCGGCATCGATCGCCTTCTGCGAGCAGGTCGGGCTGGATTACGTGTCCGCCAGCCCCTACCGCGTGCCGATCGCGCGGTTGGCCGCGGCGCAGGCGGCGTTGAAGGCCAAGTAA
- a CDS encoding type II secretion system F family protein, translated as MTSPADTVLGLEPASAAALLWGVCVFALLVAGYLLIGTRDPMTRRVRALNERRELLKAGIAAPPKRRTQWVDRADMLERMRSVLSALKMLQDEQVKSIQLRLLQAGIRSKELAVAVIFGRLALPIVLGGGMALWVYGTDSFSDWSGLSCYMLVAGTLVLSYKAPDLALKNRIDKRTAAIRKGLPDALDLMVICAEAGLTVDAAFARVARELRRAYPELGDEFQLTSVELGFLTDRRQALENLSIRVNLDALRSVVTTMVQTEKYGTPLASALRVLSAEFRNERMMRAEEKAARLPAIMTVPLILFILPTLFVVILGPAACSIKDTLMAGQ; from the coding sequence ATGACCAGCCCCGCCGACACCGTCCTGGGCCTTGAGCCCGCCTCCGCCGCCGCCCTGTTGTGGGGGGTGTGCGTCTTCGCCCTGCTGGTCGCGGGCTATCTGCTGATCGGCACGCGCGATCCGATGACGCGCCGGGTGCGCGCGCTCAACGAACGGCGCGAACTGCTCAAGGCCGGGATCGCCGCGCCGCCCAAGCGCCGCACCCAATGGGTCGATCGCGCCGACATGCTGGAGCGGATGCGATCGGTGCTGAGCGCGCTGAAGATGCTCCAGGACGAACAGGTCAAATCGATCCAGCTTCGCCTGCTTCAGGCGGGTATCCGGTCGAAGGAACTGGCCGTCGCGGTGATCTTCGGACGGCTGGCGCTGCCCATCGTGCTGGGCGGCGGCATGGCCTTGTGGGTCTATGGCACCGACAGTTTTTCCGACTGGAGCGGCCTGAGCTGCTATATGCTGGTCGCGGGGACACTGGTCCTGTCCTACAAGGCGCCCGACCTCGCGCTGAAGAACCGAATCGACAAGCGGACCGCCGCGATCCGCAAGGGCCTGCCCGATGCGCTGGACCTGATGGTCATCTGCGCCGAGGCCGGGTTGACCGTCGATGCCGCCTTCGCCCGCGTCGCCCGCGAACTGCGCCGCGCCTATCCCGAGCTGGGCGACGAGTTCCAACTGACCTCGGTCGAGCTGGGCTTCCTGACCGATCGGCGGCAGGCGCTGGAAAATCTGTCCATCCGGGTCAATCTGGACGCGCTGCGCAGCGTGGTCACGACCATGGTCCAGACCGAGAAATACGGCACGCCGCTCGCCAGTGCGCTGCGCGTCCTGTCGGCGGAGTTCCGCAACGAGCGCATGATGCGCGCCGAGGAAAAGGCCGCCCGGCTCCCCGCCATCATGACGGTGCCGCTGATCCTGTTCATCCTGCCGACGCTGTTCGTCGTGATCCTGGGCCCCGCCGCCTGCTCGATCAAGGACACGCTGATGGCGGGGCAGTAA
- a CDS encoding type II secretion system F family protein, giving the protein MGMTATLILALGVFLTLVLAMAAFSAPATSRGQARRLAGLRDRVALDLDRPAQAAIAASRGIALAGDTRMDKAFGRLLPNPARLGKMLDRTGYDWTVGQYGMASAGLALGTMILLLVLGLSLFLALVIGMVAGLWVPHMVVKRLIARRVGKFIARFPDAIELLVRGLRSGLPIAETMAVVAHEIPGPVGEEFRAVADRMRIGRTMDAALQETADRLDIPEFQFFVIAIAIQRETGGNLAETLSNLADVLRKRAQMKLKIRAMSSEPKASAYIVGSLPFFVFAIIYTINQSYMARFFSDPRLMLIGVLGFIWLGLGAFIMSRMISFEI; this is encoded by the coding sequence ATGGGCATGACGGCGACCCTGATCCTGGCCCTGGGCGTCTTCCTGACGCTGGTGCTGGCGATGGCGGCCTTTTCCGCCCCCGCCACATCGCGGGGGCAGGCCCGGCGGCTGGCGGGGTTGCGGGACCGCGTCGCGCTCGACCTCGACCGGCCCGCCCAGGCCGCGATCGCCGCGTCGCGCGGCATCGCACTGGCGGGCGACACGCGGATGGACAAGGCGTTCGGTCGCCTGCTGCCCAATCCGGCACGGCTGGGCAAGATGCTGGACCGGACGGGCTACGACTGGACCGTCGGGCAATATGGCATGGCCAGCGCAGGGCTGGCGCTCGGCACCATGATCCTGTTGCTGGTACTGGGGCTCTCGCTGTTCCTCGCGCTGGTGATCGGCATGGTCGCCGGGCTGTGGGTGCCGCATATGGTGGTCAAGCGGTTGATCGCCCGCCGGGTCGGCAAGTTCATCGCGCGCTTCCCCGATGCCATCGAACTGCTGGTGCGCGGCCTGCGCTCCGGCCTGCCCATCGCCGAGACCATGGCGGTCGTCGCGCACGAGATACCGGGGCCGGTGGGCGAGGAATTCCGCGCCGTCGCGGACCGGATGCGGATCGGCCGCACCATGGACGCCGCGCTTCAGGAAACCGCCGACCGGCTGGATATTCCCGAATTCCAGTTCTTCGTCATCGCCATCGCCATCCAGCGCGAGACGGGCGGCAACCTGGCCGAGACGCTGTCCAACCTGGCCGATGTGCTGCGCAAGCGCGCGCAGATGAAGCTGAAGATCAGGGCGATGTCGTCCGAGCCCAAGGCGTCCGCCTATATCGTCGGGTCGCTGCCCTTCTTCGTGTTCGCGATCATCTATACGATCAACCAGTCCTATATGGCGCGCTTCTTCTCCGATCCGCGACTGATGCTGATCGGGGTGCTGGGCTTCATCTGGCTGGGCCTGGGGGCCTTCATCATGTCGCGCATGATCAGTTTCGAGATTTGA
- a CDS encoding pilus assembly protein CpaE has product MNAPWTPHLMTQRDAIQAYVCDDWTAEAIRPIIVEHGWSPDKVLKGGLRGAIQALSVSASPQILLVDLSDTPDPTSEINNLAEVCEPGTIVIAVGQVNDVRLYRMLMASGLHDYLLKPINADMLRDAIGQARTILHAPRAMDTAPEKAPCNVAVVGVRGGVGTSTVATSLGWLMAERLDRTTAILDLDVHFGTAALALDLEPGRGLVDAIDNPGRIDGLFLERAMVKATPKLAILSAEAPISAPIVHDGLAFAQLQDEMRINFETTIVDLPRNLLIQQPILVTSAQTLVLVTELTLAAARDTIRILSWLKTHAPQTSVLTVANRVLPTGQSEIAQSDFEGSIERPLDFLVPYDPKLVVQAAKVGKPIAELGRTSRTIAPLVELSQRICASSEGPDPLASNRRGLLDRFDLKALLAKRTRAN; this is encoded by the coding sequence ATGAACGCCCCCTGGACTCCCCATTTGATGACTCAGCGCGACGCGATCCAGGCCTATGTCTGCGACGACTGGACCGCCGAGGCGATCCGGCCGATCATCGTCGAGCATGGTTGGTCGCCGGACAAGGTGCTGAAGGGCGGGCTGCGCGGCGCGATCCAGGCACTGTCGGTCAGCGCGAGCCCGCAAATTCTGCTGGTCGATCTCAGCGACACGCCCGACCCGACCAGCGAGATCAACAATCTGGCCGAAGTGTGCGAGCCCGGCACGATCGTCATCGCGGTCGGCCAGGTCAACGACGTGCGACTGTACCGCATGCTGATGGCCAGCGGGCTGCACGACTATCTGCTCAAGCCGATCAACGCCGACATGTTGCGCGACGCGATCGGGCAGGCGCGAACGATCCTGCACGCCCCGCGCGCGATGGACACGGCCCCCGAAAAGGCCCCGTGCAACGTCGCCGTCGTCGGCGTGCGCGGCGGCGTGGGCACCTCGACCGTCGCGACCTCGCTCGGCTGGCTGATGGCGGAGCGGCTCGACCGGACGACCGCGATCCTCGACCTCGACGTGCATTTCGGCACCGCCGCGCTCGCGCTCGATCTGGAGCCGGGACGCGGGCTGGTCGATGCCATCGACAATCCGGGGCGGATCGACGGGCTGTTCCTGGAACGCGCCATGGTCAAGGCGACGCCCAAGCTCGCCATCCTGTCCGCCGAAGCGCCGATCAGCGCGCCTATCGTCCATGACGGCCTCGCCTTCGCGCAGTTGCAGGACGAAATGCGGATCAATTTCGAGACGACGATCGTCGACCTGCCCCGCAACCTGCTGATCCAGCAGCCGATACTGGTGACGAGCGCGCAGACTCTGGTGCTGGTGACCGAACTCACCCTGGCCGCCGCGCGCGACACCATCCGCATCCTTTCCTGGCTGAAGACGCATGCGCCGCAGACCAGCGTGCTGACGGTCGCCAACCGCGTCCTGCCGACCGGGCAGAGCGAGATCGCGCAAAGCGATTTCGAGGGGTCGATCGAACGCCCGCTCGACTTCCTGGTCCCCTATGACCCGAAGCTGGTCGTCCAAGCCGCCAAGGTCGGCAAGCCGATCGCCGAACTGGGTCGCACCTCGCGCACCATCGCGCCCCTGGTCGAATTGTCGCAGCGTATCTGCGCCTCGTCCGAGGGGCCCGATCCGCTCGCGTCCAACCGGCGCGGGCTGCTCGACCGGTTCGACCTGAAGGCGCTGCTCGCCAAGCGGACACGGGCGAACTGA
- a CDS encoding CpaD family pilus assembly lipoprotein: protein MRRASLSLMPLGLMLMTGGCMGTGQPQLETSHQPVVGRTDYALDLAVSGGRLAADEDRRLDGWAHNLRLGYGDRVTVEDPAGDAPGAYRAVAEVVGRYGLLIGQASAITRSPVAPDTIRVVVTRAQASVPGCPDASSDAAPADWSGQTASNHGCAVNRNLAAMVANPNDLVRGVDGPATADPAMGSRAVNALRAAAPTGNGGTALRNASAGGGGASASGGGAQ, encoded by the coding sequence ATGCGTCGCGCCTCGCTATCCCTGATGCCGCTCGGCCTGATGCTGATGACCGGCGGGTGCATGGGCACCGGCCAGCCACAGTTGGAAACCAGCCATCAGCCGGTCGTCGGCCGCACCGACTATGCGCTCGATCTCGCCGTTTCGGGGGGACGCCTCGCCGCCGATGAGGACCGGCGACTGGACGGCTGGGCGCATAATCTGCGGCTTGGTTATGGCGACCGGGTGACGGTCGAAGACCCGGCGGGCGACGCACCCGGCGCGTATCGCGCGGTGGCGGAGGTCGTGGGGCGCTATGGCCTGTTGATCGGCCAGGCCTCCGCCATCACGCGCAGCCCGGTTGCGCCCGACACCATCCGCGTCGTCGTGACGCGGGCGCAGGCCTCGGTCCCCGGTTGCCCGGATGCGAGCAGCGACGCGGCCCCCGCCGACTGGTCGGGGCAGACCGCGTCCAACCATGGCTGTGCGGTCAATCGCAATCTGGCGGCGATGGTCGCCAATCCCAACGATCTGGTTCGCGGCGTCGATGGTCCGGCTACCGCCGATCCGGCGATGGGAAGCCGGGCGGTCAACGCCCTGCGCGCCGCCGCGCCCACCGGCAATGGCGGCACTGCCCTGCGCAATGCCAGTGCCGGCGGGGGCGGCGCGAGTGCGAGCGGCGGAGGCGCGCAATGA
- a CDS encoding type II and III secretion system protein family protein, producing the protein MRSRLSGSVRGAAFALILAPLLFAPAPARAAADPDGSTVARDGSGALEINTGRARLITLPRPMTDLFVADDSIADVQVRSPTQLYIFGKKPGETSISATGRGGAVVYATTVRVGNNLDSIGRMLKLAMPEATITATPMNGLILLTGTVAAPDDGAEAERLVQAYVGKDTRIISRLKTATPLQVNLQVRIAEVNRNFVKSIGVNLLNRDNSGGFIFGIGTGRSNAGSITTVTNPAGQPVTQYTFNRGAGSGTTLGLAGRVLGMDLLGAIDLGETLGQVSTLANPNLTALSGETATFLAGGEIPIPLATGFGAVSVEYKQYGVSLSYTPTVLADGRISLRVRPEVSQISSVGAVTVGGTSIPALTTRRAETTLELGSGQSMMIGGLLSNSRDNSIEKTPWLGDLPLIGSLFRSNAFKRSETELVIIITPYLVKPVSSPSDIALPTDGQRAPNDAERVLLGQIGAATNQPRPVPTMAAPVQGRPTAGVAAPVPVAPARTTPPAAARKGAPTPGFYE; encoded by the coding sequence ATGCGATCCAGACTCTCGGGCTCGGTGCGGGGGGCGGCCTTCGCGCTGATACTCGCGCCCTTGCTCTTCGCGCCCGCCCCCGCCAGGGCCGCCGCCGACCCCGACGGGTCCACCGTCGCGCGTGACGGTTCGGGCGCGCTGGAGATCAATACGGGCCGCGCCCGCCTGATCACCCTGCCCCGTCCGATGACCGACCTGTTCGTCGCGGACGACAGCATCGCCGACGTGCAGGTCCGCTCCCCGACCCAGCTCTATATCTTCGGCAAGAAACCGGGGGAGACCAGCATTTCCGCTACGGGGCGCGGCGGCGCGGTCGTCTATGCGACGACGGTGCGGGTCGGCAACAATCTCGATTCGATCGGTCGGATGCTGAAGCTCGCCATGCCCGAGGCGACGATCACCGCGACGCCGATGAACGGGCTGATCCTGCTGACCGGCACGGTCGCGGCCCCCGATGACGGGGCGGAGGCCGAACGCCTGGTCCAGGCCTATGTCGGCAAGGACACCCGGATCATCAGCCGCTTGAAGACCGCGACGCCGTTGCAGGTGAACCTCCAGGTGCGCATCGCCGAGGTGAACCGCAATTTCGTGAAGTCGATCGGCGTCAACCTGCTCAACCGCGACAATAGCGGCGGCTTCATATTCGGCATCGGCACGGGCCGCAGCAATGCGGGATCGATCACCACCGTCACCAATCCCGCCGGACAGCCGGTCACCCAATATACGTTCAATCGCGGCGCGGGCTCGGGCACGACCCTGGGTCTCGCCGGACGCGTGCTGGGCATGGACCTGCTCGGCGCGATCGATCTGGGCGAGACGCTGGGCCAGGTCTCGACGCTCGCCAATCCCAACCTGACCGCCTTGTCGGGCGAAACCGCGACCTTCCTGGCCGGCGGCGAGATTCCGATCCCGCTCGCCACCGGCTTCGGTGCGGTGTCGGTCGAGTATAAGCAATATGGCGTCAGCCTGTCCTACACCCCGACCGTGCTGGCGGACGGGCGCATCTCGCTGCGCGTCCGGCCCGAAGTGTCGCAGATCTCGTCGGTGGGCGCGGTGACGGTCGGGGGGACCTCGATCCCCGCTTTGACCACGCGGCGCGCCGAGACCACGCTGGAACTGGGGTCTGGCCAGAGCATGATGATCGGCGGGCTGCTGTCCAACAGCCGCGACAATTCGATCGAGAAGACGCCGTGGCTGGGCGACCTGCCGCTGATCGGATCGCTGTTCCGGTCGAACGCCTTCAAGCGGAGCGAGACCGAGTTGGTGATCATCATCACCCCCTATCTGGTCAAGCCGGTCAGTTCGCCCTCCGACATCGCGCTGCCCACCGATGGCCAGCGTGCGCCCAACGACGCCGAGCGCGTCCTGCTGGGCCAGATCGGTGCGGCGACCAACCAGCCGCGCCCGGTCCCGACCATGGCCGCTCCCGTTCAGGGGCGCCCGACCGCGGGGGTCGCCGCTCCAGTGCCGGTCGCTCCGGCGCGAACCACGCCCCCCGCCGCCGCTCGCAAGGGCGCGCCCACTCCCGGTTTCTACGAATGA
- the cpaB gene encoding Flp pilus assembly protein CpaB, translated as MDSRKVLLLVGALLIAGVTALFARAITSGNSAPPAEAAVIPAPAVPQAEVLVATRTLPVGTIIDTTALKFQPWPKDMVAGAYYVKGQADVAKLQGTVLRYAITAGQPLTQGAVVRPGDRGFLAAALTPGMRAVTVPVSAQTAVAGFVFPGDRIDMVLTQDVAGGGDGPPLKVSETILRNVRVLATDQRTDNQAGDDGKTPVHTFTTVTVEATPKMAEQLAVAQTVGTLSLSLRALAERPDEMADGRSDAIAQPVIDRASFATGGDVSRYQRRTVPGLQSNAAPNQGGMLGAPSAAPAAGVQTVAQNAGVRVMRGSSSGTSGDASNAGKN; from the coding sequence ATGGACAGTCGTAAAGTCTTGCTGCTGGTGGGGGCCCTGCTGATCGCGGGGGTGACCGCCCTATTCGCGCGGGCGATCACGTCGGGCAACAGCGCGCCGCCGGCCGAGGCCGCCGTCATCCCCGCCCCCGCCGTGCCGCAGGCCGAAGTCCTGGTCGCCACCCGCACCCTGCCGGTGGGCACGATCATCGACACGACCGCCTTGAAATTCCAGCCCTGGCCCAAGGACATGGTCGCCGGTGCCTATTATGTGAAGGGCCAGGCCGATGTCGCGAAGCTGCAGGGCACGGTGCTGCGCTATGCGATCACCGCCGGACAGCCGCTGACCCAGGGGGCCGTGGTGCGTCCGGGCGATCGGGGCTTTCTGGCCGCCGCGCTGACGCCCGGCATGCGCGCCGTCACCGTTCCCGTCTCCGCCCAGACGGCGGTGGCGGGCTTCGTCTTTCCCGGCGACCGGATCGACATGGTGTTGACCCAGGACGTCGCGGGCGGCGGCGACGGCCCGCCGCTGAAGGTGTCCGAAACCATCCTGCGCAACGTCCGCGTGCTGGCGACCGACCAGCGCACCGACAACCAGGCGGGTGACGACGGCAAGACCCCGGTCCACACCTTCACCACCGTCACGGTAGAGGCGACGCCGAAAATGGCCGAGCAACTGGCGGTCGCGCAGACGGTCGGCACCCTTTCGCTGTCGCTGCGCGCGCTGGCCGAGCGTCCCGACGAGATGGCGGACGGCCGTTCGGATGCGATCGCGCAGCCGGTGATCGACCGCGCCTCCTTCGCGACCGGCGGCGACGTGTCGCGCTATCAGCGCCGGACCGTGCCGGGGCTTCAGTCGAACGCCGCGCCGAACCAAGGCGGCATGCTCGGTGCGCCCAGTGCCGCGCCCGCCGCCGGTGTCCAGACGGTCGCGCAAAATGCCGGGGTGCGGGTGATGCGCGGCAGTTCCTCCGGGACTTCCGGCGACGCATCCAATGCGGGGAAGAATTGA
- a CDS encoding prepilin peptidase — MEWTIVRITLLVALVLLLLSAGIEDARTREIADRKNIAIALLAPLWWWASGLPLWPDMALRLAVAVGVFLLFAQAFRIGMMGGGDVKMIAAIALWLPLPSLFRMLLIMSIAGGAITLAMLVDHRLRRGGATGEARAIEVPYGVAIAVAALLILREPIFNPFQHT, encoded by the coding sequence ATGGAATGGACCATTGTCCGCATCACCCTGCTCGTCGCGCTGGTGCTGCTGCTGCTGTCGGCGGGGATAGAGGATGCGCGGACGCGTGAGATCGCGGACCGCAAGAACATCGCGATCGCGTTGCTGGCGCCGCTATGGTGGTGGGCAAGCGGCCTGCCCCTGTGGCCCGACATGGCGTTGCGGCTGGCCGTGGCGGTCGGCGTCTTCCTGCTGTTCGCGCAAGCCTTTCGCATCGGCATGATGGGCGGCGGCGATGTGAAGATGATCGCGGCGATCGCGCTGTGGCTGCCGCTGCCGTCGCTGTTCCGGATGCTGCTGATCATGTCGATCGCGGGCGGGGCGATCACCCTGGCGATGCTGGTCGACCACCGCCTGCGCCGTGGAGGAGCGACCGGCGAGGCCCGCGCGATCGAGGTGCCCTATGGCGTCGCCATCGCGGTCGCCGCGCTGCTGATCCTGCGGGAACCGATATTTAACCCCTTCCAACATACTTAA
- a CDS encoding alpha/beta fold hydrolase: protein MIDSLSLRRTFPADAWVTRWIAPDGWDHRRFHWAAARPVGRLLFQTGRADVIEKYLEVFAHLVAGGWSITAFDWRGQGGSGRLLADRHVGHVGEFSVLVEDLRAFWTEWRAEGDGAGRHVLLGHSMGGHLALRAAVEGAVAPDALILVAPMLGLRLPTGPLLGTGIIGLMNALGRGERAIWRAGEEPGLHTRQRNLTHDVERFEDEAYWYGRSPDLALGPPSWGWLRSASRSMRALLRDPRLDRLSIPILMLIAEADRLVDPGCSLRVAARIGAQVERFGPEAAHELLREVDPVRLRALAAIDSFLSGIAA, encoded by the coding sequence ATGATCGACAGCCTTTCCCTTCGCCGAACCTTTCCCGCCGATGCGTGGGTGACGCGGTGGATCGCGCCCGACGGATGGGATCACCGGCGCTTCCACTGGGCGGCGGCGCGGCCCGTCGGGCGGCTGCTGTTCCAGACCGGTCGGGCCGATGTCATCGAGAAATATCTGGAGGTGTTCGCGCATCTGGTCGCGGGCGGGTGGAGCATCACCGCGTTTGACTGGCGCGGGCAGGGGGGATCGGGGCGGCTGCTCGCCGATCGCCATGTCGGGCATGTCGGCGAATTCTCGGTGCTGGTCGAGGATCTTCGCGCCTTCTGGACCGAGTGGCGGGCGGAGGGGGACGGCGCGGGGCGCCATGTCCTGCTCGGCCATTCGATGGGCGGGCATCTGGCGCTGCGGGCGGCGGTCGAGGGAGCGGTCGCGCCCGATGCGCTGATCCTGGTCGCGCCGATGCTGGGGCTTCGCCTGCCCACCGGGCCGCTGCTGGGCACGGGGATCATCGGCCTGATGAACGCGCTGGGCCGGGGCGAGCGCGCGATCTGGCGGGCGGGGGAGGAGCCCGGCCTCCACACCCGCCAGCGCAACCTGACCCATGATGTCGAGCGGTTCGAGGATGAAGCCTATTGGTATGGGCGATCCCCCGACCTGGCGCTGGGCCCGCCGAGCTGGGGTTGGCTGCGTTCGGCGTCGCGATCGATGCGGGCGCTGCTGCGTGATCCCCGACTCGACCGGCTGTCGATCCCGATCCTGATGCTGATCGCCGAGGCGGACCGGCTGGTCGATCCGGGCTGTTCGCTGCGGGTCGCCGCTCGGATCGGTGCGCAGGTCGAGCGTTTCGGGCCCGAGGCGGCGCATGAACTGTTGCGTGAGGTCGATCCGGTCCGGTTGCGGGCATTGGCGGCGATCGATTCGTTCCTGAGCGGGATCGCGGCGTGA